In the genome of Chrysemys picta bellii isolate R12L10 chromosome 17, ASM1138683v2, whole genome shotgun sequence, one region contains:
- the LOC135976397 gene encoding immunoglobulin superfamily member 1-like, with protein sequence MRFFLYYVGNPNVRQDMEPAGDMAEFPICNVSRRDAGSYKLPAPRPSISVSPSGVIALGRAVTISCQCRCEARWLFLYKDKIQIRELDAAGDGGEFTIPSARWADGGVYMCQSRSRSEPPNWSDPSDIVRIIVAELIFRKPSISLHPSGGVALGGAVTVRCRGRHQNMRFLLYKDGNPNVLQDAEPAGDLAEFPIRSVNRRDAGNYSCYYHEKWYPFTWSHPSDSMELVVAGELPSSVSALPAAHPAGYSGAGTCARGQADAGPVNQWGWSTELLRGAEPAPLAAGGTQSSPPKTATFFFLCTPLIRGSLRQWDAQSQALP encoded by the exons ATGAGGTTCTTTTTGTACTATGTTGGAAACCCGAACGTGCGGCAGGACATGGAGCCTGCTGGGGACATGGCTGAGTTTCCCATCTGCAACGTGAGCCGGAGAGAcgcagggagctaca agctccctgcgcccagaccctccatctctgTCAGCCCCAGTGGGGTGATCGCCCTGGGGAGAGCCGTCACCATCAGCTGTCAGTGTCGGTGCGAGGCCAGGTGGTTATTTCTGTATAAAGATAAAATCCAAATCCGGGAGCTGGATGCTGCGGGGGACGGGGGTGAATTCACCATCCCCAGCGCCAGATGGGCAGACGGAGGGGTCTACATGTGCCAATCTCGCTCCAGATCAGAGCCACCCAACTGGTCGGATCCCAGTGACATTGTACGGATcattgtagcag AGCTCATCTTCCGcaaaccctccatctccctgcaccccagcGGGGGTGTTGCCCTGGGGGGAGCTGTGACCGTCCGGTGTCGGGGTCGGCACCAGAACATGAGGTTCCTTCTGTACAAAGATGGAAACCCCAATGTGCTGCAGGACGCAGAACCTGCTGGGGACCTGGCTGAGTTTCCCATTCGCAGCGTGAACCGGAGAGACGCAGGGAACTACAGCTGCTATTATCACGAGAAATGGTACCCGTTCACCTGGTCGCATCCGAGTGATTCCAtggagctggtggtagcaggtgagttGCCCAGCTCAGTATCCGCACTCCCAGCCGCCCACCCAGCTGGATactctggggcagggacatgTGCAAGGGGACAAGCAGATGCAGGGCCCGTGAATCAATGGGGCTGGAGCACAGAACTCCTCCGGGGAgcagagccagctcctctggctgcgGGGGGCACACAAAGTTCTCCTCCAAAAACGGCCACATTTTTCTTCCTGTGCACGCCCCTGATCAGGGGGTCTCTGCGCCAatgggacgctcagagccaggctctgccctga
- the LOC122172818 gene encoding immunoglobulin superfamily member 1-like, whose amino-acid sequence MIAPGRVITIRCQCQCEGRRLFLYKVGIQIQAVDADGDGGEFTIPSARREDGGVYSCRSRSRSEPPDWSYPSDYVEIYVAETSYPKPSISLRPSGEVALGGAVTVRCQGRHQNMRFLLYKDGNPNALQDVEPAGDLAEFPIRNMNRRDAGSYSCYYRSKMYQFLWSHPSDPVELVVAEGTNPAGTQQPDPPTTEPEGEGGTEPGTTATPTHSGSMGPGGVEPSAAPILTCTIIAGVSTAAAVLLLLLLAFICYRRTRGRKGPAPRQNRESEPATTVYALVGEQKQLDVLSQEPDPSTDGLTYAELDRQVLQAKRGGPAPGPEPVLYATINVSRGPDGQSPRGAGAPPTHPHSVNPGEVIGEMGQGALATRG is encoded by the exons ATGATCGCCCCGGGGCGAGTCATCACCATCCGCTGTCAGTGTCAGTGCGAGGGCAGGAGGTTATTTCTGTATAAAGTTGGAATCCAAATCCAGGCGGTGGATGCTGATGGGGACGGGGGTGAATTCACCATCCCCAGCGCCAGACGGGAAGACGGAGGGGTCTACAGCTGCCGATCTCGCTCCAGATCAGAGCCACCTGACTGGTCCTATCCCAGTGATTACGTGGAGATCTATGTAGCAG agaccagctaccccaaaccctccatctccctgCGCCCCAGTGGGGAGGTCGCCCTGGGGGGAGCCGTGACCGTCCGGTGTCAGGGTCGGCACCAGAACATGAGGTTCCTTCTGTACAAAGATGGAAACCCAAACGCGCTGCAGGACGTGGAGCCGGCTGGGGACCTGGCTGAGTTTCCCATTCGTAACATGAACCGGAGAGAcgcagggagctacagctgctatTATCGCTCCAAAATGTACCAGTTCCTCTGGTCGCATCCCAGCGACCCTGTtgagctggtggtagcag AGGGAACCAACCCAGCTGGAACCCAGCAGCCGGATCCCCCCACGACggagccagagggagaag GAGGAACTGAGCCAGGAACGACGGCGACTCCCACCCACtcaggcagcatggggccag GTGGAGTGGAACCAAGCGCAGCACCAATTCTGACCTGCACCATCATCGCCGGGGTGAGCACAGCAGCcgctgtcctcctcctcctcctcctggccttCATCTGCTACAGAAGAACCCGAGGAA GGAAAGGACCAGCCCCGAGGCAGaacag GGAGTCCGAGCCTGCAACCACAGTCT ACGCCCTCGTGGGTGAACAGAAGCAGCTGGATGTCCTG tcCCAGGAGCCCGACCCCAGCACTGACGGACTCACCTACGCTGAGCTGGACCGCCAGGTGCTGCAGGCCAAGCGggggggcccagcccctggccccgaGCCTGTCCTGTACGCTACCATCAACGTGAGCAGGGGGCCCGATGGGCAGAGCCCCCGGGGTGCAGGggcgccccccacccacccccatagcGTGAACCCAGGGGAAGTCATtggagagatggggcagggagcgTTGGCCACAAGGGGGTGA